The Alkalispirochaeta americana genome segment AAGTGACGCAGATATGGCCACAGGAACATTGAACGTAACACTCAGTGAGCCAGCATATAAATTTACCTGTAGCGGTCGGTTTGAGCCGGAAATGAACGGGGTGCCAATTCTTGAAGCAAGGCTAGTCAACTCTCCTACTGGTACTCCGAATAACTTTGTACGATGTGGTACCGGCACGAAATTCGATTTTAATATCCATATGAAGTCCACGGATTATGGAGAGAGACTGCCAGCGGGACAATACGAATTTGAATATGAAGCTATCGTGGATGGATCAAGCGATTAAATCTAACAAGCGGCTGCTAGGGACTGCATTACGCTCCGCTCCATGCAGCCCTAGAGCCGGGCGTTAGGACGCCTGGGGCATCCTGGGCTCCCGAGGACGGCACTCGTTATTCGGAAAGCTGCACGATCCAGGGATTGAAACCGCCTGTTCAAGGGCGATCGGTGAAGGCAATCTGGTCAGCGAGAAAGTCTTTTCTGCTGGAAAAATCGATATATTCGGCGGATAATGGACCCGGATCATTTTCACTGGATCTGGAAAAGAGGATTTCTTTTCAGAGATGCAGAACCAGAAAGGACCAAGGCGGTGCCTGATTTCCCCTGGTGTTCGTTGGATGCTATCGGGGGTCACGGGCGTTCTAACAACAGCTTCAACCGGACAATGCCTTCTGTCACGGTTTGTGCACCTCGCTTCGCTCGCTTATGCACAAACCGCGCCACCCCGCTCCGCTGGTCAGGCATTGCCGGTTAAGCCAGCGTTATGCAAGATTAAAACAGGCAATGGAGTAAGAATGTCTATCTCAACAATTTCAAGTTTGATTGCTAGGTTGCAAAAAGAAATATCAGATCTCCATCACAAAATGAGTTTGGAGACAAAAAAGGAGTCTGATTGTGGGAATCGGATCGGACAAATTGAAAGGAGCATTACCAAAAGCACTAGTAATAGCACTCTGAAAAGCAAAAGCGCTGAAGTCCAAAGAAAGCAGTCTGAAATAGCTAAGATACAAGTAAATAAAGCGGGTCTTTATAAAAAGCTATCCGACAAAGAAGGGCAGTTGCTAAAGGCTAAGCAAGATCTTCTTAAGGAAGAGGAAAAGGAACGTAAAAAGCAAGCTGTTGCCGATGAGAGAGAAAGGAAAAAACTAGCAGATATAGAAAAGAGGCATCAGAGAGAGCAGCTTGAATATCAGCGCCGGTTGCGAGCAGAGATCAATCAAACTGCGAATATGGCTGCTTCTGTGAAAGAGTTGGCGAGCACCCAAAACATTTCGCATACAAATATTGTGAAATATGACTTGTTTATATCCCATGCATCAGAAGATAAGGAAGAATTTGTTCGCCCGCTCGCTGAAACGCTAGAAAATATTGGGGTTAAAGTATGGTATGACGAATTTACTTTAAAAGTTGGTGACAGCTTGCGAAAAAGTATCGATCAAGGGTTGGTAAACTCGAGATTTGGAACAGTGATTCTATCATCTGCTTTTTGCTCGAAGAATTGGACACAGTACGAGCTTGACTCTATGGTTGCGCGGGAAATGAATGGACATAAAATGATATTGCCGATATGGCACAAAATAACAAAGAATGAAGTTATTAATTTTAGCCCAGCACTTGCGGATAAAGTAGCGCTAAACACTTCTTTGCAGAGCATTGAGGAAATCGCCGGAGAGCTCGCAGAGGTAATTTTGGGAGCAAAGGCATAACAATGCGCTGCTACGGAAAATTTACTCGCTGGCGCTCCTAAATTTCCGCAGAGCGCGGCGTTAGGACGCCTGGGGCATCCCGGGCTCCCGAGGACGGCACACCCTATTTGGGAAAGATATGATTTCCCGGGATTGGGGAACCCGATTTGTGGGGTTCGATCGGCGAAAGAATCCTGGACTGCGCAGAGAATCCTTT includes the following:
- a CDS encoding toll/interleukin-1 receptor domain-containing protein gives rise to the protein MSISTISSLIARLQKEISDLHHKMSLETKKESDCGNRIGQIERSITKSTSNSTLKSKSAEVQRKQSEIAKIQVNKAGLYKKLSDKEGQLLKAKQDLLKEEEKERKKQAVADERERKKLADIEKRHQREQLEYQRRLRAEINQTANMAASVKELASTQNISHTNIVKYDLFISHASEDKEEFVRPLAETLENIGVKVWYDEFTLKVGDSLRKSIDQGLVNSRFGTVILSSAFCSKNWTQYELDSMVAREMNGHKMILPIWHKITKNEVINFSPALADKVALNTSLQSIEEIAGELAEVILGAKA